In the Gymnodinialimonas sp. 202GB13-11 genome, one interval contains:
- the ilvN gene encoding acetolactate synthase small subunit: MALNIEQGSTSHSAYDLRSHMSDAIETHTLAILVENEPGVLARVIGLFSGRGYNIESLTVAEVDHGGHRSRITIVTSGTPQVINQIKMQLSRMVPVHEVADLTVEGPFVSRELALIKVVAKGEHRVEALRIAEIFRCNVVDSTLESFVFELTGMPEKIDAFTELMRPLGDVKLARTGVAAIARGL, from the coding sequence ATGGCCCTCAATATCGAACAAGGCTCCACCAGCCATTCCGCCTACGACCTGCGCAGCCATATGTCTGACGCGATCGAGACGCACACGCTTGCGATCCTCGTGGAGAACGAGCCGGGCGTGCTGGCCCGTGTGATCGGGCTGTTCTCGGGCCGGGGTTACAACATTGAAAGCCTGACGGTGGCCGAGGTCGATCATGGCGGGCACCGGTCGCGCATTACAATCGTGACGTCGGGCACGCCGCAGGTGATCAACCAGATCAAAATGCAGCTGAGCCGCATGGTGCCGGTCCATGAAGTGGCCGACCTGACCGTTGAAGGCCCGTTCGTGAGCCGTGAATTGGCGCTGATCAAAGTCGTAGCAAAGGGTGAGCACCGGGTTGAGGCGCTGCGGATTGCAGAGATTTTCCGCTGCAACGTGGTCGACAGCACGTTGGAGAGTTTCGTCTTTGAGCTGACGGGTATGCCCGAGAAAATTGACGCCTTCACCGAGTTGATGCGTCCGTTGGGCGACGTAAAGCTGGCCCGTACAGGCGTAGCTGCCATCGCGCGGGGCCTTTGA
- a CDS encoding RNA polymerase sigma factor, translating into MSNASISQTPISIGEDDDPTALPHTRIFTALLTDLQRSARRLARTGDDADDLVQDTLLRVWSRMAMILDGHSDAAPIEDLRAYAFATLRHRAFARYSIARPTEEADEEIAAPRGSDGVTRLACAEALEALADLPQEQQVLLRLRAMDGLSYAEIARKTGLPLGTVTSRLARGRATLREVLDLPPGAPVTDLLGGEPG; encoded by the coding sequence ATGTCCAATGCTTCTATTTCCCAGACTCCGATATCAATCGGTGAGGATGATGATCCCACCGCCCTGCCCCATACGCGCATCTTCACGGCATTGCTCACCGATTTGCAGCGCAGTGCGCGTCGGTTGGCGCGCACCGGCGATGATGCCGATGATCTTGTGCAAGATACGCTGCTGCGGGTCTGGTCGCGTATGGCGATGATCCTCGACGGCCATAGCGACGCCGCACCTATTGAAGACCTGCGAGCCTATGCTTTCGCCACGCTGCGCCACCGGGCCTTTGCGCGTTATTCCATCGCACGGCCTACGGAGGAGGCTGATGAGGAAATCGCCGCCCCCCGCGGCTCAGACGGGGTGACGCGGCTGGCTTGTGCCGAGGCGTTGGAGGCGCTGGCCGATCTGCCACAAGAACAGCAGGTTCTGCTGCGCCTGCGCGCGATGGACGGGCTGAGCTATGCCGAGATTGCGCGCAAGACCGGCCTGCCGCTTGGCACCGTCACCTCACGGCTGGCGCGCGGGCGGGCAACGCTGCGCGAAGTGCTCGACCTGCCGCCCGGTGCACCAGTGACGGACCTGTTGGGGGGAGAGCCGGGCTAG